The Carnobacterium mobile DSM 4848 genome includes a window with the following:
- a CDS encoding DUF2441 domain-containing protein, with protein sequence MGYYHLVTRKPIYKGQKINFGSHHKNRLYYFFLENGFSDLKERTLDQAISELDSKLEENEIEFLKNAFDHSSKAVREVITEMVRLEHFPELPSRFECLYGTEDLNSLAQWQKIFSSYNREVVQIVNLETNGKIFKGNAALLPSIENKSFLEKIEQAKIYWSSPSENILSEVLIGGEITVTEIIEDYQ encoded by the coding sequence TTGGGCTATTATCATCTAGTTACAAGAAAACCAATATATAAAGGGCAAAAAATAAATTTTGGAAGTCATCACAAAAATCGATTATATTATTTCTTTTTAGAGAATGGGTTTAGTGACCTCAAAGAAAGAACTCTTGATCAAGCAATTAGTGAGCTGGATTCTAAGCTAGAAGAAAATGAAATAGAATTTTTGAAAAATGCTTTTGATCATTCTTCTAAAGCTGTTAGAGAAGTGATTACTGAAATGGTTCGACTGGAACATTTTCCAGAACTGCCATCAAGATTTGAATGTTTATACGGAACGGAAGATTTGAATAGTTTAGCTCAATGGCAAAAGATATTTAGCTCTTATAATAGAGAAGTCGTACAAATCGTTAACCTTGAAACAAACGGGAAAATTTTTAAAGGCAATGCTGCTTTATTGCCTTCAATAGAAAATAAATCGTTTCTTGAAAAAATTGAACAAGCAAAAATATATTGGTCTTCACCCTCAGAAAATATCTTATCAGAAGTGTTGATCGGCGGAGAAATAACGGTAACAGAAATCATTGAAGACTATCAATAA